One stretch of Diabrotica undecimpunctata isolate CICGRU unplaced genomic scaffold, icDiaUnde3 ctg00001047.1, whole genome shotgun sequence DNA includes these proteins:
- the LOC140431471 gene encoding uncharacterized protein, with product MYRQVFVCKTQQKLQQILWRFSDEQPIETYKLKTLTYGTAPAAFLAIRSLQQLAHENQLNLPLASQVILKDFYVDDLLTGGSSIEEVKSLKDELNNILCTAGFSLRKWVSNKPEIFDEDIQIKGDIEHYLADDVTTKTLGLYWNSKIDSLQYKINFLITQRLAKEQFCL from the coding sequence ATGTATCGACAGGTTTTTGTTTGCAAAACTCAGCAAAAACTACAACAAATATTATGGAGGTTTTCGGATGAACAACCAATTGAGACATACAAGCTGAAAACGCTAACATATGGGACCGCTCCAGCAGCATTTTTGGCTATAAGAAGCTTACAACAATTAGCTCATGAGAATCAATTGAACCTGCCTCTAGCTTCCCAGgtgattttaaaggatttttatgtTGATGATTTGCTTACAGGAGGGAGTTCAATTGAAGAAGTAAAATCATTAAAGgatgaattaaataatattttgtgcaCAGCAGGATTTTCACTTAGAAAATGGGTATCAAACAAACCTGAAATTTTCGATGAGGATATTCAAATAAAGGGAGACATTGAACATTATCTTGCAGATGATGTTACAACAAAAACATTAGGGCTTTATTGGAACTCAAAGATAGATTCGCTtcaatataaaatcaattttttaattacACAAAGGTTAGCAAAAGAACAGTTCTGTCTTTAG